Proteins co-encoded in one Quercus robur chromosome 8, dhQueRobu3.1, whole genome shotgun sequence genomic window:
- the LOC126694662 gene encoding fatty acid desaturase 4, chloroplastic-like — protein MSILAQHKYPLSSKHHVYTCLSPCLRTRVHCLATTTTTTTTTKSRPNLDQLVIEPQLNPSQTLVTSPPSRPILNDPSLRSTWAHRAWVASGCTTVMISLAKSIMGAAESHMWLEPILASLVGYILADLGSGVYHWGIDNYGSASTPIFGAQIDAFQGHHKWPWTITRRQFANNLHALARAVTFTVLPMDLASNDPIFLAFAGVCSGCIMFSQQFHAWAHTTKSRLPALVIALQDMGLLVSRSQHADHHRSPYNNNYCIVSGVWNEFLDKQQVFEALEMILFFKLGVRPRSWSEPSSDWTEEIETSSQIAAH, from the coding sequence ATGTCAATCTTAGCTCAACATAAATACCCTCTGAGTTCCAAACATCATGTCTACACGTGCCTCTCTCCGTGCCTCCGCACACGTGTGCATTGCTTGGCCACTActactaccaccaccaccaccaccaagtCTAGGCCGAACCTTGACCAATTAGTCATTGAACCACAGCTGAACCCCTCACAAACCTTGGTCACATCACCTCCTAGCCGCCCCATTCTTAATGACCCAAGTTTGAGATCAACATGGGCTCATCGTGCATGGGTAGCAAGTGGGTGCACCACAGTGATGATCTCTCTAGCAAAGTCAATAATGGGTGCAGCAGAATCACACATGTGGCTTGAGCCCATTTTAGCAAGCTTGGTTGGCTACATTTTAGCTGACCTTGGGTCCGGAGTGTACCATTGGGGTATTGACAATTATGGAAGTGCCTCAACTCCAATTTTTGGTGCCCAAATAGATGCATTTCAAGGTCACCATAAGTGGCCATGGACAATCACTCGGAGACAGTTTGCAAACAATCTACACGCCCTTGCTCGTGCCGTGACATTCACAGTGCTACCAATGGACCTTGCTAGTAATGATCCAATATTTCTTGCTTTTGCTGGTGTGTGCTCGGGTTGCATTATGTTTAGCCAGCAATTTCATGCTTGGGCTCACACAACTAAGAGTCGGCTTCCAGCATTGGTGATTGCATTGCAAGATATGGGATTGCTTGTGTCACGTTCACAACATGCTGATCATCACAGGTCaccttataataataattattgcaTAGTGAGTGGTGTTTGGAATGAATTTTTGGATAAGCAACAGGTTTTTGAAGCATTGGAGATGATATTGTTCTTTAAATTAGGGGTGAGACCCAGGTCTTGGAGTGAGCCCAGTTCTGACTGGACTGAAGAGATTGAGACCTCTTCTCAAATTGCAGCCCACtga
- the LOC126693911 gene encoding fatty acid desaturase 4, chloroplastic-like, translating into MIKSPPNHPILNDSASLRSTWAQRAWVACGCTTVLISLAKAIIGAAESHIWFRPILAALAGYILADLGSGVYYWGIYNYGSTSTPIFGAQIDGFQGHHKWPWKITRTQFTNNFHTLARAVTFTVLPMDLANNNPIFHAFVGVFSGCILFSQHFHVWAHTTKSRLPPLVIALQDMGLLLSCQYADHHRPPYNNNYCIVSGLWNKFLDQHVLKALETILFFKLGVRPRSWSEPNSGWTEETKA; encoded by the coding sequence ATGATCAAATCACCTCCTAACCATCCCATTCTCAATGACTCAGCAAGTTTAAGATCAACTTGGGCTCAACGTGCATGGGTAGCATGTGGTTGCACCACGGTCCTAATCTCTCTAGCAAAGGCAATAATAGGTGCAGCCGAATCACACATATGGTTTCGCCCCATTTTAGCAGCCTTGGCCGGCTATATTTTAGCTGACCTTGGGTCCGGAGTGTACTATTGGGGTATTTACAATTATGGTAGTACCTCAACTCCAATTTTTGGTGCCCAAATAGATGGGTTTCAAGGTCACCATAAGTGGCCATGGAAAATCACTAGGACACAATTTACAAACAATTTTCACACCCTTGCTCGTGCTGTCACATTCACAGTGCTACCAATGGACCTTGCTAATAATAATCCAATATTTCATGCTTTTGTTGGTGTGTTCTCAGGTTGCATTTTGTTTAGCCAGCACTTTCATGTTTGGGCTCACACAACAAAGAGCCGGCTTCCACCACTGGTAATTGCATTGCAAGATATGGGATTGCTTTTGTCATGCCAATATGCTGATCATCATAGGCCACCTTATAACAATAATTATTGCATAGTGAGTGGGCTTTGGAATAAGTTTTTGGACCAACATGTTTTGAAGGCATTGGAGACGATTCTGTTCTTTAAGCTAGGGGTGAGACCTAGGTCCTGGAGTGAGCCCAATTCTGGTTGGACCGAAGAGACTAAGGCTTAG
- the LOC126694663 gene encoding vacuolar protein sorting-associated protein 22 homolog 1-like, translating into MRRRPGIGGLQTAAAARDQYRLVGENVAKIRTDMMKEQLATFRTQLEEFARKHKNDIRKNPAFRSQFHEMCAKVGVDPLASNKGFWAELLGIGDFYYELGVQIVEICLATRPHNGGLINLQELCILLRQRKSDREAVSEDDCLRAISKLKVLGSGFEVISVGKKKLVRSVPTELNKDHNEILELAQAQGFVTVEEVERRLSWTSGRAIDALDTLLDEGLAMIDDGHRDRKRRYWFPCVSSNSTPVADT; encoded by the exons atGAGAAGACGACCAGGAATCGGAGGGTTACAGACCGCCGCTGCTGCTAGG GATCAATATCGTTTGGTGGGTGAAAATGTAGCGAAGATTAGAACCGATATGATGAAGGAACAGCTCGCCACTTTTCGCACTCAGCTCGAAGAATTCGCTCGCAAACACAAG AATGATATACGCAAGAACCCGGCATTCAGGTCGCAGTTCCATGAAATGTGTGCAAAAGTAGGGGTGGATCCGTTGGCCTCAAACAAGGGTTTCTGGGCTGAGTTGTTGGGGATTGGTGACTTCTACTATGAACTCG GAGTACAAATTGTTGAGATTTGCTTGGCAACAAGACCCCACAATGGAGGCTTGATAAACCTGCAGGAACTCTGCATTCTGCTTCGTCAGCGGAAAAGTGATCGTGAAGCTGTTTCTGAGGATGACTGCCTGCGTGCTATAAGTAAACTGAAG GTATTGGGTAGTGGTTTTGAGGTGATTTCTGTTGGAAAGAAAAAGCTTGTTCGGTCTGTTCCAACTGAATTAAACAAAGACCATAATGAAATTTTAGAGCTGGCTCAG GCTCAAGGCTTTGTGACTGTTGAAGAAGTAGAAAGACGGCTTTCTTGGACCTCTGGTCGTGCTATTGATGCTCTTGATACTTTACTAGAT GAGGGTCTTGCAATGATTGATGATGGCCATAGAGATCGTAAACGCCGATATTGGTTCCCTTGTGTATCTTCCAACTCAACTCCAGTAGCTGATACTTGA